A region from the Variovorax sp. RKNM96 genome encodes:
- a CDS encoding isovaleryl-CoA dehydrogenase, with product MHDPGLNFDLGEDIDSLRSAIQDFAANEIAPRAADIDRDNLFPHDLWQKLGELGLHGMTVKEEFGGTELGYLAHIVAMEEVSRASASVGLSYGAHSNLCVNQIHRNGSDAQKKKYLPKLVSGEHVGALAMSEPNAGSDVVSMKLKAEKKNGYYVLNGGKMWITNGGDADTLVIYAKTEPEMGARGMTAFIVEKDFKGFSAGTKLDKLGMRGSNTYPLFFDNCEVPEENVLGGEGMGAKVLMSGLDYERAVLSGGPLGIMAACMDAVLPFIHERKQFGQSIGEFQLMQGKLADMYSTWQATRAYVYAVGKACDRNDHARTFRKDAAGAILYSAEKATWMAGEAIQALGGVGYTKDFPVERLWRDAKLYEIGAGTSEIRRMLIGRELFAETA from the coding sequence ATGCACGATCCCGGCCTGAACTTCGACCTGGGCGAGGACATCGACTCGCTGCGCAGCGCCATCCAGGACTTCGCCGCGAATGAAATCGCCCCCCGCGCCGCCGACATCGACCGCGACAACCTGTTCCCGCACGACCTCTGGCAGAAGCTCGGCGAGCTCGGCCTGCACGGGATGACGGTGAAGGAAGAGTTCGGCGGCACCGAGCTGGGCTACCTGGCGCACATCGTGGCCATGGAAGAAGTCTCGCGCGCCTCGGCCTCGGTGGGCCTGTCGTACGGCGCGCACTCCAACCTGTGCGTGAACCAGATCCATCGCAACGGCAGCGACGCGCAGAAGAAGAAGTACCTGCCCAAGCTGGTGAGCGGCGAGCACGTGGGCGCATTGGCCATGAGCGAGCCCAACGCCGGCTCCGACGTGGTGAGCATGAAGCTCAAGGCCGAGAAGAAGAACGGCTACTACGTGCTCAACGGCGGCAAGATGTGGATCACCAACGGCGGCGATGCCGACACGCTGGTCATCTACGCCAAGACCGAACCCGAGATGGGCGCGCGCGGCATGACGGCCTTCATCGTCGAGAAGGACTTCAAGGGCTTCTCCGCGGGCACCAAGCTCGACAAGCTCGGCATGCGCGGCTCCAACACGTATCCGCTGTTCTTCGACAACTGCGAAGTGCCTGAAGAGAACGTGCTCGGTGGTGAAGGCATGGGCGCCAAGGTGCTGATGAGCGGCCTCGATTACGAGCGCGCCGTGCTCTCGGGCGGCCCGCTGGGCATCATGGCCGCGTGCATGGACGCGGTGCTGCCTTTCATCCACGAGCGCAAGCAGTTCGGCCAGAGCATCGGCGAGTTCCAGCTGATGCAGGGCAAGCTCGCGGACATGTATTCGACCTGGCAGGCCACGCGCGCCTACGTGTACGCCGTGGGCAAGGCCTGCGACCGCAACGACCATGCGCGCACCTTCCGCAAGGACGCGGCCGGCGCGATCCTCTATTCGGCCGAGAAGGCGACGTGGATGGCCGGCGAGGCGATCCAGGCGCTGGGCGGCGTGGGATACACCAAGGACTTTCCGGTCGAGCGGCTGTGGCGCGATGCCAAGCTGTACGAGATCGGCGCGGGGACGAGCGAAATCCGCCGCATGCTGATCGGTCGCGAGCTGTTCGCGGAAACTGCGTAA
- a CDS encoding AraC family transcriptional regulator yields the protein MTSPAFLKPARAVTPMAFVRAIAKGYERYEKDPAEALKAAQITPRELARPGARVTAAQFEALSEHAMQELDDEALGWFSRRLPWGSYGMLCRASLTSPDLGVAIKRWCRHHRLLTEDIGLALEVAGGVATLRITENRPLDEAFREFCLVTSLRFMHGYMCWAIDSRISLRSASFPFAAPPHRDAYAPMFTPEVRFDAPQASISFDERYLALPLQRDERALRTMLKRALPLTILQYRRDRLLGQRVRELLRSRAAEATTAEALATLLNVSGRTLHRQLHEEGTSLQTLKNEVRHELAVEQLRRTSRPIKQVALTVGFRNEKSFSRAFLQWTGHAPRDFRQQGL from the coding sequence ATGACATCGCCCGCCTTCCTGAAGCCCGCCCGCGCCGTGACGCCCATGGCCTTCGTGAGAGCCATCGCGAAGGGCTACGAGCGCTACGAAAAGGACCCGGCCGAGGCCCTGAAGGCGGCACAGATCACGCCGCGCGAACTGGCCCGGCCCGGCGCGCGGGTGACGGCGGCGCAGTTCGAGGCGCTGTCGGAACACGCCATGCAGGAGCTCGACGACGAGGCCCTCGGCTGGTTCTCGCGGCGCCTGCCCTGGGGCAGCTACGGCATGCTGTGCCGCGCCTCGCTGACCTCGCCCGACCTGGGCGTGGCCATCAAGCGCTGGTGCCGCCATCACCGTCTGCTGACCGAAGACATCGGCCTCGCGCTCGAAGTGGCGGGCGGCGTGGCCACGCTGCGCATCACCGAGAACCGCCCGCTGGACGAGGCTTTCCGCGAGTTCTGCCTGGTGACCAGCCTGCGCTTCATGCACGGCTACATGTGCTGGGCCATCGATTCGCGCATCTCACTGCGCAGCGCCAGCTTTCCGTTCGCTGCGCCGCCGCACCGCGACGCCTATGCGCCGATGTTCACGCCCGAGGTGCGCTTCGACGCGCCGCAGGCCTCTATCAGTTTCGACGAGCGCTACCTCGCCCTGCCGCTGCAGCGCGACGAGCGCGCACTGCGCACCATGCTCAAGCGCGCGCTGCCGCTCACCATCCTGCAGTACCGCCGCGACCGTCTGCTGGGCCAGCGCGTGCGGGAGCTGCTGCGCTCACGCGCCGCCGAGGCCACCACGGCGGAGGCACTCGCAACGCTGCTGAACGTTTCAGGCCGCACGCTGCACCGGCAGTTGCACGAGGAAGGCACCTCGCTGCAGACGCTGAAGAACGAAGTGCGCCATGAACTGGCGGTGGAGCAGTTGCGCCGCACCAGCCGCCCGATCAAGCAGGTCGCGCTGACGGTGGGGTTTCGCAACGAGAAGAGTTTTTCGCGCGCGTTCCTGCAGTGGACCGGGCATGCGCCGCGGGACTTCCGGCAGCAGGGCTTGTAG
- a CDS encoding thioredoxin family protein, producing MTSEYKTEQPDRAEIDARTGPAVVEFGTNWCGICKAAQPNIAEAFAKYPDIPRIKVEDGSGRPLGRSFNVRLWPTLVFMRDGKEVAKLVRPEDSQSIADALAKIAQPA from the coding sequence ATGACCTCCGAATACAAGACAGAACAACCCGACCGCGCCGAGATCGACGCACGCACCGGCCCTGCCGTGGTCGAGTTCGGCACCAACTGGTGCGGCATCTGTAAGGCCGCGCAGCCGAACATCGCCGAGGCCTTCGCCAAGTACCCGGACATCCCGCGCATCAAGGTCGAGGACGGCAGCGGCCGCCCGCTGGGCCGATCGTTCAACGTGCGGCTCTGGCCCACGCTGGTGTTCATGCGTGATGGCAAGGAAGTCGCGAAGCTCGTGCGGCCGGAAGACAGCCAGTCGATCGCGGATGCGCTGGCGAAGATCGCGCAGCCGGCCTGA
- a CDS encoding HAD family phosphatase, with protein sequence MTPFPFAAVLFDCDGVLVDSEPITNRVLAEMLGELGWHLTTEEAMNTFTGKAVKDEAPLIESKTGFAITPEWLKTFRARRNEALERDLTAIPNAPAAIRQIHALLKGRIACASGADRHKVELQLAKVGLLDCFEGRIFSGHEMPRSKPHPDVYLAAAEALGVDPKRCAIVEDTVTGAMAGVAAGATVFGYSTGESGHSGPGPLLSVGVAKVFSDMTELPALLSGYRLQAA encoded by the coding sequence ATGACCCCATTCCCCTTCGCCGCAGTCCTCTTCGACTGCGACGGCGTCCTGGTCGACTCCGAACCCATCACCAACCGCGTCCTCGCCGAAATGCTCGGCGAACTCGGCTGGCATCTCACCACCGAAGAAGCGATGAACACCTTCACCGGCAAGGCCGTGAAGGACGAAGCGCCTCTCATCGAATCGAAGACCGGTTTCGCCATCACCCCCGAGTGGCTGAAGACCTTCAGGGCCAGACGCAACGAAGCGCTCGAACGCGACCTCACCGCGATCCCCAACGCCCCTGCGGCCATCCGCCAGATCCACGCCCTGCTCAAGGGCCGCATCGCCTGCGCCTCGGGCGCCGACCGCCACAAGGTCGAGCTGCAACTGGCCAAGGTCGGCCTGCTCGACTGCTTCGAAGGGCGCATCTTCAGCGGCCACGAAATGCCGCGCTCCAAACCACATCCGGACGTGTACCTCGCCGCCGCCGAGGCGCTGGGCGTCGATCCGAAACGCTGCGCCATCGTCGAGGACACGGTCACCGGCGCGATGGCCGGCGTGGCTGCGGGTGCCACGGTGTTCGGTTACAGCACGGGCGAATCGGGCCACAGCGGCCCCGGTCCGCTGCTGAGCGTGGGCGTGGCGAAGGTCTTCAGCGACATGACCGAACTGCCTGCGCTGCTTTCGGGTTATCGCCTGCAGGCGGCCTGA
- the thiC gene encoding phosphomethylpyrimidine synthase ThiC: MNAPDKFTSLLSLTREPFPASHKCLIPGSRPDLNVPVRDVLLTNGETVSLYDTSGPYTDAKVDIDVRRGLPGVRGAWISERNDTESYEGRSHQALDEGLKHAHDHDAQRLAELRAGASALQRTPRRAKSGANVTQMHYARRGIVTPEMEYVALRENGKREWMAEYLANEERAKRVAGNPMGASIPRIITPEFVRDEVARGRAIIPANINHPEVEPMAIGRNFKVKINANIGNSAVTSSIEEEVEKLVWAIRWGADNVMDLSTGKNIHTTRDWIVRNSPVPIGTVPIYQALEKVGGVAEDLTWEIFRDTLIEQAEQGIDYFTIHAGVRLPFIHLTADRMTGIVSRGGSIMAKWCIAHHKESFLYERFEDICDIMKAYDVSFSLGDGLRPGSGADANDEAQFAELRTLGELTQIAWKHDVQTMIEGPGHVPMHMIQANMDEQLKHCHEAPFYTLGPLTIDIAPGYDHISSAIGAAMIGWAGTAMLCYVTPKEHLGLPDRDDVKQGIIAYKIAAHAADVAKGHPGARSRDDALSKARFEFRWQDQFNLGLDPDTAREFHDETLPKDSSKVAHFCSMCGPKFCSMKITQEVREYAAKKGVAEAEAMAEGMEEKSKEFMAGGGEIYIPIRAVS; this comes from the coding sequence ATGAATGCCCCCGACAAGTTCACCTCTTTGCTCTCGCTCACGCGCGAGCCCTTTCCCGCATCCCACAAGTGCCTGATCCCGGGCAGCCGGCCCGATCTGAACGTGCCGGTGCGCGACGTGCTGCTGACCAACGGCGAGACGGTCTCGCTCTACGACACCTCGGGCCCGTACACCGATGCCAAGGTCGACATCGACGTGCGCCGCGGCCTGCCCGGCGTGCGCGGTGCGTGGATCTCCGAGCGCAACGACACCGAAAGCTATGAAGGCCGCTCGCACCAGGCGCTCGACGAGGGCCTGAAGCACGCGCACGACCACGATGCCCAGCGCCTGGCCGAACTGCGCGCCGGCGCCTCGGCGCTACAGCGCACGCCGCGCCGCGCGAAGTCGGGCGCCAACGTCACGCAGATGCACTACGCGCGCCGCGGCATCGTCACGCCCGAGATGGAGTACGTGGCCCTGCGCGAGAACGGCAAGCGCGAATGGATGGCCGAATACCTTGCCAACGAGGAGCGTGCGAAGCGCGTGGCCGGCAACCCGATGGGTGCGAGCATTCCGCGCATCATCACGCCCGAGTTCGTGCGGGATGAAGTGGCCCGCGGCCGCGCGATCATTCCGGCCAACATCAACCACCCCGAAGTCGAGCCGATGGCCATCGGCCGCAACTTCAAGGTGAAGATCAACGCCAACATCGGCAACTCGGCCGTCACCTCGAGCATCGAGGAAGAGGTCGAGAAACTCGTGTGGGCGATCCGCTGGGGCGCGGACAACGTGATGGACCTGTCGACCGGCAAGAACATCCACACCACGCGCGACTGGATCGTGCGCAACTCGCCCGTGCCCATCGGCACGGTGCCGATTTATCAAGCGCTGGAGAAGGTGGGCGGCGTGGCTGAAGACCTGACCTGGGAGATCTTCCGCGACACGCTGATCGAGCAGGCCGAGCAGGGCATCGACTACTTCACCATCCATGCGGGCGTGCGGCTGCCGTTCATTCACCTCACGGCCGATCGCATGACGGGCATCGTCTCGCGCGGCGGCTCGATCATGGCCAAGTGGTGCATCGCGCACCACAAGGAGAGCTTTCTGTACGAGCGCTTCGAGGACATCTGCGACATCATGAAGGCGTATGACGTGAGCTTCTCGCTGGGCGATGGCCTGCGTCCGGGCTCGGGCGCCGATGCGAACGACGAGGCGCAGTTCGCCGAGCTGCGCACGCTGGGCGAGCTCACGCAGATCGCTTGGAAGCATGACGTGCAGACCATGATCGAAGGGCCGGGGCACGTGCCGATGCACATGATCCAGGCGAACATGGATGAGCAACTCAAGCATTGCCACGAGGCGCCGTTCTACACGCTCGGGCCGCTGACGATCGACATCGCGCCGGGGTACGACCACATCTCGAGCGCCATCGGGGCCGCGATGATCGGGTGGGCTGGCACGGCGATGCTCTGCTATGTGACGCCGAAGGAGCACCTTGGGTTGCCCGATCGCGATGATGTGAAGCAAGGGATCATTGCTTACAAGATCGCGGCGCATGCTGCGGATGTTGCGAAGGGGCATCCGGGGGCGCGCTCGCGTGATGACGCGCTGAGCAAGGCGCGGTTCGAATTCCGTTGGCAGGACCAGTTCAACCTGGGCCTGGACCCCGACACCGCGCGTGAATTCCATGACGAGACGTTGCCGAAGGATTCGAGCAAGGTGGCGCACTTCTGCTCGATGTGCGGGCCGAAGTTCTGCTCGATGAAGATCACGCAGGAGGTGCGGGAGTACGCGGCGAAGAAGGGCGTGGCCGAGGCCGAAGCCATGGCCGAGGGAATGGAGGAGAAGTCCAAGGAGTTCATGGCTGGCGGCGGCGAGATCTACATTCCTATTCGGGCCGTGTCGTAA
- a CDS encoding YchJ family metal-binding protein, with translation MSAIDPTTGPCPCGRTDRRDKPIGYALCCGRYLDDFENTPAPDAESLMRSRYSAFVLERAEYLLATWHVSKRPASIAFEPGVKWLGLDIRSRSVLDADHAEVEFVARQRSSTGIATRLHERSRFVREGDRWYYLDGDLQQPLA, from the coding sequence ATGAGCGCCATCGATCCCACCACCGGACCCTGTCCCTGCGGCCGCACCGACCGCCGCGACAAGCCCATCGGCTACGCCCTGTGCTGTGGCCGCTATCTCGACGATTTCGAGAACACGCCCGCCCCCGACGCCGAATCGCTGATGCGCTCGCGCTATTCGGCCTTCGTGCTGGAACGCGCCGAGTACCTGCTGGCCACCTGGCATGTGTCGAAGCGGCCGGCATCGATCGCGTTCGAGCCGGGCGTCAAATGGCTCGGGCTGGACATCCGCTCGCGCTCGGTGCTCGATGCCGACCATGCCGAGGTCGAATTCGTCGCGCGCCAGCGCAGCAGCACGGGCATTGCCACCCGCCTGCACGAGCGCAGCCGCTTCGTGCGCGAGGGCGACCGCTGGTATTACCTGGACGGCGATCTGCAGCAGCCGCTCGCCTGA
- a CDS encoding hybrid sensor histidine kinase/response regulator, producing the protein MSSSPTPSPAPETPPSASPWQRLRGYWVEAPNPNPLVDQSLARAYIVDTRDTPLSAAMIAAVFWGLFLVLTGNRGTLVWAVLVHAMQWNMHRHLHRVDPAAIDVASAARTRRQLELRMLFPGLVWALAPWLFFPHGDLAYILLMYFFVSGTTGVIIAALAQWWLAAMCFGVPVFLSLALRLVLEPGSVPVIMGCLAVSQLLASLHYARKQNRLIVRSIENGFENARLAEALSRQLDHVAQMAAQRARIFAAANHDLRQPMHALAIFVDALDTRSTPSADNLRFMRDSVDALRGSIDALLDIAQLDGGVAPVRLEPLRLDALFKSLDGRFAALAEAKGLALRIRPTEAVVRADVRMLARVLGNLVDNAIKYTPSGTVFVLARRVQRPANGVPAWRIEVRDSGVGIEAQHREQVFEEFFQVDNPGRDRSRGLGLGLSLVAGMAQVMGSRIEVRSAPGRGSTFSLVLEGAIAPPAVPEAEPAAGQATAAIRILVLDDEQPVREAMRSLLSGWGHEVALASNPREALQHGGVFDLMLSDLRLGSGLSGLAAAQALQAVGKARNVVILTGETAHANRVEVERAGYALIYKPADARALQDAIAASRVG; encoded by the coding sequence ATGTCTTCGAGTCCGACTCCTTCTCCTGCGCCCGAAACGCCTCCGTCCGCTTCCCCGTGGCAGCGGCTGCGCGGCTACTGGGTCGAGGCGCCCAACCCCAACCCGCTGGTCGACCAAAGCCTCGCGCGCGCCTACATCGTCGACACGCGCGACACGCCGCTCTCGGCGGCCATGATCGCCGCGGTGTTCTGGGGCCTGTTCCTCGTGCTGACCGGCAATCGCGGCACGCTGGTGTGGGCCGTGCTGGTGCACGCGATGCAGTGGAACATGCACCGCCACCTGCACCGGGTGGACCCGGCGGCCATCGATGTCGCATCGGCCGCCCGCACGCGCCGCCAGCTGGAGCTGCGCATGCTGTTCCCGGGGCTGGTGTGGGCGCTGGCGCCGTGGCTCTTCTTTCCGCACGGCGACCTCGCGTACATCCTCTTGATGTACTTCTTCGTGAGCGGCACCACCGGCGTGATCATCGCCGCGCTCGCGCAGTGGTGGCTGGCCGCGATGTGCTTCGGCGTCCCGGTGTTCCTGAGCCTGGCGCTGCGGCTGGTGCTGGAGCCGGGCAGCGTGCCGGTGATCATGGGCTGCCTGGCGGTGTCGCAGCTGCTGGCGTCGCTGCACTATGCGCGCAAGCAGAACCGGCTGATCGTGCGCTCCATCGAGAACGGCTTCGAGAACGCGCGCCTGGCCGAGGCCCTGTCGCGCCAGCTCGACCATGTGGCGCAAATGGCCGCGCAGCGCGCACGCATCTTCGCTGCAGCCAACCACGACCTGCGCCAGCCGATGCATGCGCTGGCGATCTTCGTGGACGCGCTCGACACGCGCAGCACACCCAGCGCCGACAACCTTCGCTTCATGCGCGACAGCGTGGATGCGCTGCGCGGCTCCATCGACGCGCTGCTGGACATCGCGCAGCTCGATGGCGGCGTGGCGCCGGTGCGGCTGGAGCCCCTGCGTCTGGATGCATTGTTCAAGTCGCTCGACGGGCGCTTCGCAGCGCTGGCCGAAGCCAAGGGGCTCGCACTGCGCATCCGCCCGACCGAGGCGGTGGTGCGGGCCGATGTGCGCATGCTTGCGCGCGTGCTGGGGAACCTCGTCGACAACGCCATCAAGTACACGCCTTCGGGCACGGTTTTCGTGCTCGCGCGGCGGGTGCAGCGCCCGGCGAACGGCGTGCCGGCCTGGCGCATCGAGGTGCGCGACTCGGGCGTGGGCATCGAGGCGCAGCATCGGGAGCAGGTGTTCGAGGAGTTCTTCCAGGTCGACAACCCCGGCCGCGACCGCAGCCGCGGCCTTGGGCTGGGCCTGTCGCTGGTGGCGGGCATGGCGCAGGTGATGGGCTCGCGCATCGAAGTGCGCTCCGCGCCCGGCCGGGGCAGCACCTTTTCGCTGGTGCTGGAGGGGGCGATCGCCCCTCCCGCCGTGCCGGAGGCCGAGCCGGCAGCCGGTCAGGCGACCGCCGCGATTCGCATCCTGGTGCTGGACGACGAGCAGCCCGTGCGCGAGGCGATGCGCTCGCTGCTCTCGGGCTGGGGCCACGAGGTGGCACTGGCCAGCAATCCGCGCGAGGCGCTGCAGCACGGGGGCGTGTTCGACCTGATGCTGAGCGACCTGCGCCTGGGCAGCGGCCTCTCGGGGCTGGCGGCCGCGCAGGCGCTGCAGGCGGTGGGCAAGGCGCGCAACGTGGTCATCCTGACCGGCGAAACCGCCCATGCCAACCGGGTGGAAGTCGAGCGCGCGGGCTATGCGCTGATCTACAAGCCGGCCGATGCGCGGGCGCTGCAGGACGCCATCGCTGCGAGCCGCGTCGGCTAG
- a CDS encoding LuxR C-terminal-related transcriptional regulator yields the protein MYLTGSEQQALRGVFTLLAQERGESDIRERLGWALLDLLHADQFASFVWNAESGRFDGRVALNMDPVNLDRYGEWHQHHDPITFVLQSHRRATRVTDVMPQRALMRTEFFTDFLSRDGLHWGMNLHAFEGNRALGDLRIWRRKGRGDFGDHEKGLLDLIEPAFVGALQRAQRTAAAVPMPADTSWNALSAREQEVARAVCEGLTDKEIARRMAVSVPTVRTYLRRIFDKLGIERRSALAGLAKR from the coding sequence ATGTACCTGACAGGCTCCGAACAGCAGGCACTGCGCGGCGTTTTCACGCTGCTGGCGCAGGAGCGCGGCGAAAGCGACATCCGCGAACGCCTGGGCTGGGCGCTGCTCGACCTGCTGCATGCGGACCAGTTCGCCTCGTTCGTGTGGAATGCCGAGAGCGGCCGCTTCGACGGCCGCGTGGCGCTCAACATGGACCCCGTCAACCTCGACCGCTACGGCGAATGGCACCAGCATCACGACCCGATCACCTTCGTGCTGCAGTCGCACCGCCGCGCCACGCGCGTGACCGACGTGATGCCGCAGCGCGCGCTGATGCGCACGGAATTCTTCACCGACTTTCTCTCGCGCGACGGGCTGCACTGGGGAATGAACCTGCATGCCTTCGAGGGCAACCGCGCACTGGGCGATCTGCGCATCTGGCGGCGCAAAGGGCGCGGTGATTTCGGCGACCACGAGAAGGGGCTGCTCGACCTGATCGAGCCCGCGTTCGTCGGGGCGTTGCAGCGTGCACAGCGCACGGCGGCTGCAGTGCCGATGCCTGCCGATACTTCATGGAATGCATTGAGCGCGCGCGAGCAGGAGGTCGCACGCGCCGTGTGCGAGGGCCTGACCGACAAGGAGATCGCGCGGCGCATGGCGGTGAGCGTGCCGACGGTGCGTACCTACCTGCGCCGCATCTTCGACAAGCTCGGCATCGAGCGCCGGTCGGCGCTGGCGGGTCTCGCCAAGCGCTGA
- the iaaH gene encoding indoleacetamide hydrolase, which produces MSISKPVSFAAALLCLGASAQAQQPVAPDIATLTASDAVQQLCAGTVTSEQLVTAYLAQAKAKANLNAFVTLDEAGALKAARAADAQRKRGGACKPLAGLPVVIKDNIQVQGLPATAGSPALKGFVPAADAPVVAKLRAAGAVILGKTNMHELAFGVTGYNPAFQSGPEVGVRNAYDASRIAGGSSSGNGAALGARMAPAALGTDTGGSVRIPCAFNGCASLRPSMGRYSQQGIAPISHTRDTAGPMAQSMADVALLDRVIAGGAPVKPADLKRVRLGVVPAFHANLDADTRAATDAALAKLRAAGVTLVDVEMPKLMELNGAIGFPVALYEAHDDMVAYLAKYRTGIDIAQLTAGIASPDVKGTFEAFVIPRKLPAPNGTVDAKPAYDNAMRVARPALQKLYRDTFAKNKLDALVFPTVARVALAAAPEASSPENFGALIQNTDPGSNAGIPGVQLPSGLGATSGLPIGLELDGPAGSDRKLLAVGIAVEGVLGRLPAPKAK; this is translated from the coding sequence ATGTCCATTTCCAAACCCGTTTCCTTCGCCGCGGCCTTGTTGTGCCTCGGTGCATCCGCACAAGCGCAGCAGCCCGTCGCCCCGGACATCGCCACGCTGACCGCAAGCGACGCCGTGCAGCAACTCTGTGCCGGCACGGTGACCAGCGAGCAGCTGGTGACGGCCTACCTCGCGCAAGCCAAGGCCAAGGCGAACCTCAACGCCTTCGTCACGCTCGACGAGGCCGGCGCGCTGAAGGCCGCGCGCGCCGCGGATGCGCAGCGAAAGCGCGGCGGCGCCTGCAAGCCGCTGGCCGGCCTGCCGGTGGTCATCAAGGACAACATCCAGGTGCAGGGCCTGCCCGCCACGGCCGGCTCGCCCGCGCTCAAGGGCTTCGTGCCGGCCGCCGATGCGCCCGTGGTCGCGAAGCTGCGCGCGGCCGGCGCGGTGATCCTCGGCAAGACGAACATGCATGAGCTGGCCTTCGGCGTCACGGGCTACAACCCCGCGTTCCAGAGCGGCCCCGAGGTCGGCGTGCGCAACGCCTACGACGCGAGCCGCATCGCGGGCGGATCGTCGTCGGGCAATGGCGCGGCGCTCGGCGCGCGCATGGCGCCCGCAGCGCTGGGCACCGACACGGGCGGCTCGGTGCGTATTCCGTGCGCATTCAACGGCTGCGCTTCGCTGCGTCCGAGCATGGGGCGATATTCGCAGCAGGGCATCGCGCCGATCTCGCACACACGCGACACGGCAGGGCCGATGGCGCAGTCGATGGCCGATGTCGCGCTGCTTGACCGAGTGATCGCGGGCGGCGCGCCGGTGAAGCCCGCCGACCTCAAGCGCGTGCGGCTCGGCGTGGTGCCGGCCTTCCACGCGAACCTCGATGCGGACACGCGCGCCGCCACCGATGCCGCGCTCGCCAAGTTGCGCGCAGCGGGCGTCACGCTGGTGGATGTGGAGATGCCCAAGCTCATGGAACTCAACGGTGCCATCGGCTTCCCGGTCGCGCTGTACGAGGCGCACGACGACATGGTCGCCTACCTTGCGAAGTACCGCACCGGCATCGACATCGCGCAGCTCACCGCGGGCATCGCCAGCCCCGACGTCAAGGGCACCTTCGAGGCCTTCGTCATCCCGCGGAAGCTACCCGCGCCGAACGGCACTGTCGATGCGAAGCCGGCCTACGACAACGCGATGCGCGTTGCGCGGCCTGCATTGCAGAAGCTCTACCGCGACACCTTCGCGAAGAACAAGCTCGATGCGCTCGTGTTCCCGACGGTGGCGCGCGTGGCGCTGGCCGCCGCGCCCGAAGCCAGCAGCCCCGAGAATTTCGGCGCGCTGATCCAGAACACGGATCCCGGCAGCAACGCCGGCATTCCGGGTGTGCAACTGCCTTCGGGCCTGGGTGCGACCAGCGGATTGCCCATCGGGTTGGAGCTCGACGGACCGGCCGGCAGCGACCGCAAGCTGCTCGCCGTCGGCATCGCGGTGGAGGGCGTGCTGGGTCGCCTGCCCGCGCCCAAGGCGAAGTAA
- a CDS encoding metallophosphoesterase: protein MIAPRRRPWGRIAAALVLAALAVWGFVIEPRWVAARIEPLGSAQWQPPAGLKVAMAGDWHLTTRSAWRVTSAERAARIVEEINAAQPDVILLPGDFLAGSGDDEAFSIEDMAAVLGRLKAPQGVYAVLGNHDWWHDGERTTKALSAQGIRVLENASVRLSGHDIWVVGIGDDSTGHSEVDKALAGVPKGAATLVMMHDPFSFATMPRTQGLVVASHTHGGQISVPGYGALVVPGRAPREWAYGWIAHKGKRMYVTSGLGVSILPVRFNMRPEWVMFR, encoded by the coding sequence TTGATCGCGCCCCGAAGACGCCCCTGGGGCCGGATCGCCGCCGCACTCGTGCTCGCCGCGCTGGCGGTCTGGGGCTTCGTCATCGAACCGCGCTGGGTCGCAGCGCGCATCGAGCCGCTGGGCTCGGCGCAGTGGCAGCCGCCGGCCGGCCTCAAGGTGGCGATGGCGGGCGACTGGCACCTCACCACGCGCTCGGCATGGCGTGTCACCAGCGCGGAGCGCGCCGCGCGCATCGTCGAAGAGATCAATGCGGCGCAGCCCGACGTGATCCTGCTGCCCGGCGACTTTCTCGCGGGCTCGGGCGACGACGAGGCGTTTTCCATCGAGGACATGGCCGCCGTGCTCGGCCGCCTGAAGGCGCCGCAGGGCGTGTATGCGGTGCTCGGCAACCATGACTGGTGGCACGACGGCGAACGCACGACGAAGGCCTTGTCCGCGCAGGGCATCCGCGTGCTGGAGAACGCCTCGGTGCGCCTGTCGGGGCATGACATCTGGGTGGTCGGCATCGGCGACGACTCGACCGGCCATTCGGAGGTGGACAAGGCGCTGGCCGGCGTACCCAAGGGCGCTGCCACGCTGGTCATGATGCACGACCCCTTCAGCTTCGCGACCATGCCGCGCACGCAGGGGCTGGTGGTCGCTTCGCACACGCATGGCGGGCAGATCAGCGTGCCGGGCTACGGCGCGCTGGTGGTGCCGGGCCGCGCGCCGCGCGAGTGGGCCTATGGCTGGATCGCGCACAAGGGCAAGCGCATGTACGTGACGAGCGGGCTGGGCGTGAGCATCCTCCCGGTGCGTTTCAACATGCGGCCCGAGTGGGTGATGTTTCGGTAG